The following are from one region of the Paenibacillus sp. JZ16 genome:
- a CDS encoding YdcF family protein produces the protein MLISQMNPEILTREQITTVVFGAETEVDDGTQSGDCIFVFGGKNLDRVWKAVELYTAGRAPYLLFTGGDRFGEWEQPEAVMMRDEAIKMGILPESIFIETMSNHTKENIMASLTVLDRALGLQRIHRLLLVSAPGHMRRCQLMLRTFMPPWYEYVWCPDHRSLGRRDNWWTDPEEEKRVLGELKKVIGGVKGRYFVDADIEI, from the coding sequence TTGCTGATCTCACAGATGAATCCAGAGATATTGACGAGAGAACAGATCACAACGGTGGTGTTCGGAGCGGAAACGGAAGTTGATGATGGTACGCAGTCTGGTGATTGTATCTTTGTGTTTGGCGGAAAAAACCTGGACCGGGTATGGAAAGCGGTTGAATTATACACAGCCGGACGCGCCCCGTATCTATTATTCACGGGTGGAGATCGATTTGGCGAGTGGGAGCAGCCCGAGGCGGTTATGATGCGGGATGAAGCCATAAAAATGGGCATTCTGCCAGAATCCATTTTTATTGAAACGATGTCCAACCATACGAAGGAAAACATTATGGCCTCCCTAACCGTGCTTGATCGGGCATTGGGGTTACAACGAATCCATCGACTCTTGCTCGTCAGTGCACCTGGACATATGCGCCGATGCCAACTGATGCTCAGGACCTTTATGCCCCCTTGGTATGAGTATGTATGGTGTCCGGACCATCGCTCTCTTGGGAGACGGGACAATTGGTGGACCGATCCAGAGGAAGAGAAGCGGGTACTGGGCGAGCTGAAAAAAGTGATCGGCGGGGTAAAGGGGCGATATTTTGTTGATGCGGATATTGAAATTTGA
- a CDS encoding transglutaminase-like domain-containing protein encodes MKQLAQLEAYLQASEYIDYFDAQIQAVILSFTEETEIERIQAAFEFVRDQIDHSFDIKNEEVTRKASEVLNKGHGICYAKSHLLTGILRGMGIPSGICYQRLTLFDKPEDGYCLHALNTVYLREHDRWIRLDARGNKEGINAQFSIDKERLAFPVREEYGEKDYKINYAQPHPVIIQTLETYSNATEMYLGGLPEDLSQ; translated from the coding sequence ATGAAGCAGTTAGCACAATTGGAAGCCTATTTGCAGGCATCTGAGTATATTGATTATTTTGATGCTCAAATACAAGCTGTGATCCTATCTTTTACAGAAGAGACTGAAATCGAAAGAATACAGGCAGCATTTGAATTTGTGCGCGATCAGATTGATCATTCTTTTGATATTAAAAACGAAGAAGTAACAAGGAAGGCCTCTGAAGTATTGAACAAAGGACATGGCATATGCTATGCGAAATCTCATTTGTTGACAGGAATACTGCGAGGAATGGGTATACCTTCAGGCATTTGTTACCAAAGGTTAACCCTATTCGATAAACCCGAGGATGGGTACTGTTTGCATGCTTTGAATACTGTGTATTTGAGGGAGCATGACAGGTGGATACGTTTAGACGCAAGAGGAAATAAGGAAGGCATTAATGCGCAGTTTTCAATAGATAAGGAGAGATTAGCCTTTCCTGTTAGGGAAGAATATGGTGAGAAGGATTATAAGATTAATTACGCACAGCCCCATCCAGTCATTATTCAAACACTAGAAACCTATTCGAATGCTACGGAGATGTACCTAGGTGGATTGCCTGAAGACCTGAGTCAGTGA
- a CDS encoding DUF6886 family protein produces MLFHFSEEADIEIFIPREKQNRPDFPAVVWAIDAEHEFSYYFPRDCPRIVCRRTEDISERNNELFFNNTLADIIVTVENGWYARINQQTLYKYQFEDEGFEVFDKTAGYYISYQTVKPVGIVKVDRLVERLLSKGIELRFTPNLCPIRESIVSSDFKGFGIHRFNNANRL; encoded by the coding sequence ATGCTTTTTCATTTTAGCGAAGAGGCTGATATTGAAATCTTCATCCCACGAGAAAAACAGAACCGACCGGACTTTCCGGCAGTGGTGTGGGCAATAGATGCGGAACATGAATTCTCATATTACTTCCCAAGGGATTGTCCGCGAATTGTATGTAGAAGAACAGAGGATATCAGTGAGAGAAACAATGAGTTGTTTTTTAACAACACGTTGGCTGACATTATCGTAACTGTAGAAAATGGTTGGTACGCAAGAATCAATCAACAAACGTTGTACAAGTACCAATTTGAAGACGAGGGGTTTGAAGTTTTTGATAAAACTGCAGGCTATTATATTTCCTATCAAACCGTAAAGCCAGTGGGGATAGTGAAGGTTGATAGACTGGTTGAGAGACTTTTAAGCAAGGGAATTGAATTAAGGTTTACACCCAATTTATGTCCAATTAGGGAATCAATAGTTTCTTCAGATTTTAAGGGATTTGGAATACATAGATTTAATAATGCCAACAGACTATAG
- the comI gene encoding competence inhibitor ComI, which yields MEIKDALTIMFLFGSFILALLTYINSNNKRK from the coding sequence ATGGAAATTAAAGATGCGTTGACGATCATGTTTCTGTTTGGATCGTTTATCCTTGCACTTTTAACATACATCAATTCGAACAACAAGAGAAAGTAA
- a CDS encoding chitinase → MKKGLFRVLDKSRVMMLPLLVVVSMVLNFFPLEVSAADRGAWAPNVSYAVNDNVTYDGKAYKAIQAHTSLPGWEPPNVPALWQFVQGGGGNDTAAPTTPTNVIVSAVTSSSVTLSWQASTDNVGVTGYDVYQGTSIAVSVAGTTATITGLSPNTTYSFKVIAKDAAGNLSPASAIVNATTSEGTGGPQPTKHILTGYWQNFVNGASKLKVRDIPDQYDIIVLAFAEMDPANPGGVTFTVDSALSAALGGYTNAELIADIQAKRAQGKKVIISIGGELGNINLNNPSPNVTNFVNSMYGIITQFGLDGIDIDLEHGMNVPNLTNAIRQLKQKVGNDFVLTMAPQTIDMQNPNTSYMQLYNNLKDITTVINVQYYNSGCMLGRDGKCYSQGTVDFLTALSDLTLQWVSPSQLGLGVPATSAAAGGGYVSPTVVNNALNCLATGNSCGSYKPVAKYPDIRGAMTWSINWDTTTNYTLAKTVKPFLNTLP, encoded by the coding sequence ATGAAAAAGGGTTTATTCAGAGTGCTGGACAAATCGAGAGTGATGATGTTGCCTTTATTGGTTGTCGTGTCTATGGTGTTGAACTTTTTTCCACTTGAGGTGTCTGCAGCAGACCGGGGCGCTTGGGCACCCAATGTATCTTATGCCGTTAACGACAACGTAACGTACGATGGGAAAGCATATAAGGCTATTCAAGCTCATACCTCATTACCCGGATGGGAACCGCCCAATGTGCCTGCATTGTGGCAGTTTGTTCAAGGTGGTGGAGGTAATGATACTGCAGCCCCGACAACGCCTACGAATGTAATTGTAAGCGCAGTCACTTCTTCAAGCGTTACTTTATCCTGGCAGGCATCTACGGACAATGTAGGCGTGACAGGATATGATGTATACCAAGGCACATCCATTGCCGTTTCTGTTGCCGGTACGACAGCGACAATAACGGGTCTTTCACCGAACACGACATATTCTTTTAAGGTCATTGCTAAGGATGCTGCCGGCAACCTTTCGCCTGCCAGTGCGATCGTGAATGCAACCACTTCAGAGGGAACAGGAGGTCCCCAGCCGACGAAGCATATATTGACAGGGTACTGGCAGAACTTTGTTAATGGTGCGAGCAAGTTAAAAGTGAGAGATATACCTGATCAGTACGACATCATTGTGTTAGCGTTTGCCGAGATGGATCCTGCTAACCCTGGTGGTGTCACTTTCACTGTAGATTCTGCGCTATCCGCAGCCCTTGGCGGGTACACGAATGCCGAACTGATTGCGGATATTCAGGCCAAACGCGCTCAAGGCAAGAAGGTCATCATATCCATTGGAGGGGAATTGGGGAACATTAATTTGAATAATCCATCCCCGAATGTAACGAACTTTGTGAACAGCATGTACGGCATCATCACTCAATTTGGGCTTGATGGGATAGACATCGATCTGGAGCATGGCATGAATGTACCTAATTTAACCAATGCGATCCGCCAACTGAAGCAAAAAGTAGGAAATGATTTTGTTCTGACGATGGCTCCCCAAACGATAGACATGCAGAATCCAAATACCTCCTATATGCAGCTTTATAACAATCTGAAGGATATAACAACGGTAATTAACGTCCAGTATTATAATTCTGGATGCATGCTAGGCCGTGACGGTAAATGCTATTCCCAAGGCACGGTTGATTTCCTGACGGCACTTTCGGACTTAACGCTGCAGTGGGTATCACCTTCCCAATTGGGATTAGGAGTACCTGCTACCTCAGCAGCAGCTGGAGGCGGATATGTTTCTCCAACCGTCGTAAATAATGCCCTAAATTGTCTAGCAACCGGAAACAGCTGTGGAAGTTATAAACCGGTTGCTAAATACCCCGATATACGGGGAGCGATGACTTGGTCCATTAACTGGGATACGACCACGAATTACACGCTTGCCAAAACAGTGAAACCATTCTTGAACACGCTGCCTTAA
- a CDS encoding fibronectin type III domain-containing protein — protein MAQAYLTNTSYTFTSLTPNTTYNFTVMAKRQQGYF, from the coding sequence GTGGCACAAGCGTATTTAACGAATACATCCTATACCTTTACCAGCTTAACCCCGAATACCACATATAATTTCACAGTAATGGCCAAGAGACAGCAGGGATATTTCTAA
- a CDS encoding GNAT family N-acetyltransferase gives MDLLEKDTDKINQTARLLQESFEAWPSIESAIREVFESISDDSISRVLVNVDNEVIGWIGGRSQYDGNVWELHPLVIRKDSRIRGLGKLLVIDFERQVYQRGGITIILGTDDEYNQTSLSNVNLYHDTPAHLSNFESLDHPANFYRKLGFAIVGVIPDANGIGKPDIIMAKRVKPVD, from the coding sequence ATGGATTTGTTAGAAAAGGATACTGATAAGATAAATCAAACAGCGAGATTACTGCAAGAGAGTTTTGAGGCATGGCCCTCAATAGAATCTGCCATACGTGAAGTTTTCGAATCAATTAGTGATGATTCTATTAGTAGAGTATTAGTTAATGTAGATAATGAAGTTATCGGGTGGATTGGAGGTAGAAGCCAATATGACGGTAATGTGTGGGAACTTCATCCGTTAGTTATTAGAAAAGATAGTAGAATACGAGGTCTTGGCAAGCTATTAGTAATCGATTTTGAACGTCAGGTCTACCAACGTGGAGGTATAACCATCATATTGGGTACGGATGATGAGTATAATCAAACCAGTCTATCTAACGTGAATTTGTATCATGATACTCCGGCACACCTATCCAATTTTGAAAGTTTAGATCATCCAGCGAACTTTTATAGAAAGTTAGGTTTTGCAATCGTCGGTGTTATACCAGATGCGAACGGAATAGGAAAACCGGATATTATCATGGCAAAGCGTGTTAAACCTGTAGATTAA
- a CDS encoding YkoP family protein, protein MITGESWNDIFKLKNSEVFHLLRKLLKTVMQSSWMMWERIFSFISRFRSSHISRFGICTVMIKKHRGERIVCEDSTVIQNGDLVGELHLDNETILKLIRSEGPDRAALKIARLARKSMLQISRAYEDRSEFSEVSALVGITLLHRGLTHGLGFEHQAMKPDLFQKLTTSYLRMLLSVMHPDGKNRIDRRTELLVPMMLIHTRSSLMKRFSMADKRPLHEEGHAILVSAAVEA, encoded by the coding sequence ATGATTACTGGAGAATCATGGAATGACATTTTCAAACTAAAAAATAGTGAGGTGTTCCATCTGCTGCGAAAATTACTTAAAACCGTCATGCAAAGCTCCTGGATGATGTGGGAACGTATCTTCAGCTTCATTTCCAGGTTCCGCAGCTCGCATATCTCGCGATTTGGCATATGCACAGTCATGATTAAGAAGCATCGAGGAGAGCGCATCGTCTGCGAGGACTCAACGGTCATTCAGAATGGAGATTTGGTAGGCGAGCTGCATTTGGACAATGAAACGATTCTCAAATTAATCCGATCGGAAGGGCCGGATCGTGCGGCTTTGAAAATAGCAAGACTTGCAAGAAAGTCCATGCTGCAGATTAGCCGTGCATATGAAGATCGGTCCGAGTTCAGCGAGGTCAGCGCATTGGTTGGGATTACTTTGCTGCACCGTGGATTAACGCACGGTCTTGGTTTTGAGCATCAAGCGATGAAACCGGACTTGTTCCAGAAGCTGACCACGTCCTATCTGCGAATGCTGTTATCCGTGATGCACCCGGATGGCAAGAACCGGATTGATCGAAGAACGGAATTACTCGTTCCCATGATGTTAATACATACCCGCTCATCGTTGATGAAGCGATTTTCAATGGCGGATAAGCGGCCTTTACATGAAGAGGGGCATGCCATCTTGGTATCGGCTGCGGTTGAAGCTTGA
- a CDS encoding 2-phosphoglycerate kinase: MAQQLLERYHVPYLSIDHLKMGLYRADMNCGFTPLDSAEFIGEKLWPILKEIIKTNIENNQNLIIEGCYILPHHLQDIEPSYSAHIIPVFLGFSTTYIQQNFQSNIIQHRNAIETRTYPEERTISDYILEHDEFREKCLASDVPYFEIKENYEDEISKVYDYIEGEKERIASENR; this comes from the coding sequence ATGGCTCAACAATTGCTCGAGAGGTATCACGTTCCATATCTTTCGATCGATCATTTGAAAATGGGCTTATACAGAGCGGATATGAACTGCGGTTTCACCCCCCTGGATTCAGCAGAGTTTATCGGTGAAAAATTATGGCCGATCCTCAAAGAGATCATCAAGACGAACATAGAGAATAACCAGAATCTAATCATTGAAGGCTGCTACATCCTGCCTCACCATCTTCAAGATATCGAGCCATCCTACTCAGCCCACATCATACCGGTATTCTTGGGTTTTTCAACCACCTACATCCAGCAAAACTTCCAATCCAACATCATTCAACATCGCAATGCAATCGAAACACGTACCTATCCTGAAGAAAGAACCATTTCTGATTATATACTGGAGCATGATGAATTCCGTGAAAAGTGTTTAGCATCAGATGTCCCTTATTTTGAAATTAAAGAGAACTACGAAGATGAGATTTCAAAAGTATATGACTACATCGAGGGTGAAAAGGAGAGAATCGCGAGTGAAAATCGTTAA
- a CDS encoding 2'-5' RNA ligase family protein has product MEYYFGIVPPLDIYGKIMRLRDKYNGHQSSGPHITVKASCGLTEDIGWLPPCQKVISEFGEFPIRVGDPSYFGNMDVLYLEVSSHELIELHKRLVSIFNPNQEQLMRCFELELYKPHITIARKSVVSDSIIEMKKEMESYVNSVQEFQATHISLFYRTNKKEKYKKRADFCLMN; this is encoded by the coding sequence TTGGAGTATTACTTCGGAATTGTCCCACCTTTGGATATTTACGGTAAAATTATGAGATTAAGAGACAAGTATAATGGTCATCAAAGTTCCGGACCCCACATTACGGTAAAAGCATCATGTGGACTCACGGAAGATATAGGGTGGCTACCGCCGTGTCAAAAGGTGATTTCTGAATTTGGCGAATTCCCAATACGGGTAGGAGACCCGAGTTATTTCGGGAATATGGATGTTCTTTATTTAGAAGTGAGTTCCCATGAATTAATAGAACTACATAAGAGACTCGTATCCATATTTAACCCCAATCAGGAACAACTCATGAGATGTTTTGAGTTAGAACTATACAAACCGCATATCACGATTGCTCGAAAATCCGTAGTTTCTGACTCCATCATTGAAATGAAGAAGGAAATGGAGTCGTATGTTAACTCAGTACAAGAATTTCAAGCAACCCATATCAGCTTGTTCTATAGAACGAATAAAAAAGAGAAGTATAAAAAAAGAGCTGATTTTTGCCTAATGAATTGA
- a CDS encoding GNAT family N-acetyltransferase — METLYEISLRKERRKTMIREAEPKDAEQIEELYKELLPSNTEIYVSNERISEVQNNPNSFLFVYELEQKIVGTAHLHLCLDALVGSRPFGVVERVIISRAQQGKGYGSELMKYIEGLCAQKNCLKIFLTSGSSRTEAHEFYDRLGYDGNSSRAFKKYL, encoded by the coding sequence ATGGAAACTTTATATGAAATCAGCTTAAGAAAGGAAAGGAGAAAAACAATGATTCGAGAAGCGGAACCAAAAGATGCAGAACAAATTGAGGAATTATATAAGGAGTTATTACCTAGCAACACTGAAATATATGTGTCAAATGAAAGAATAAGTGAAGTCCAAAATAATCCGAATAGCTTCTTATTCGTCTACGAACTAGAGCAAAAGATTGTGGGAACTGCTCATTTGCATCTCTGCTTGGACGCATTAGTGGGGTCCAGGCCGTTTGGTGTTGTAGAAAGAGTTATTATTTCAAGAGCACAACAAGGAAAGGGATATGGTTCAGAATTAATGAAATATATCGAAGGTTTATGCGCCCAGAAGAACTGTTTAAAGATATTTCTTACAAGTGGAAGTTCAAGGACTGAGGCTCATGAATTTTACGATAGGTTGGGATATGACGGTAATTCAAGTAGAGCATTCAAAAAATATCTGTAA
- a CDS encoding TetR/AcrR family transcriptional regulator, whose translation MNGYQLRTVKKKEQIMKATFDLIRKYGAEKTSIAEISKHARVSPVSIYNYFGSKEELIRMTYIDYMSNIMNEYEQLLDKPIPFQEKLELLLRGRMNSMDQINSDFIQISNEPSVQEYIEAFYKERTIPFFVKLIEQGKQEGFIDPEISIDAALFYIQVFKEALARPGFITQASPTMLRDIDRLFYYGLIGKAEHSGTERG comes from the coding sequence ATGAACGGTTATCAACTCCGCACAGTGAAGAAAAAAGAACAGATTATGAAGGCAACTTTCGATTTGATCAGGAAATACGGAGCTGAAAAGACAAGCATTGCAGAAATCTCCAAACACGCCCGCGTGTCCCCCGTCTCCATATATAATTATTTTGGCAGCAAGGAAGAGCTTATCCGGATGACGTATATCGATTATATGAGTAATATCATGAACGAGTATGAGCAGCTGCTCGATAAGCCCATCCCTTTTCAGGAGAAATTGGAGTTGTTGCTGAGGGGACGAATGAATAGCATGGATCAGATTAACTCGGATTTTATTCAAATCAGCAATGAACCGTCTGTTCAAGAGTATATCGAGGCATTTTACAAGGAGAGAACGATTCCCTTTTTTGTGAAATTGATTGAGCAAGGCAAGCAGGAGGGTTTTATTGATCCAGAAATTTCGATAGATGCGGCATTGTTTTATATTCAAGTGTTTAAGGAGGCGCTGGCACGACCGGGATTCATTACACAAGCGAGCCCTACCATGCTTCGTGATATCGATCGCTTGTTTTATTATGGATTGATAGGGAAAGCGGAGCACTCTGGGACAGAGAGAGGCTAA
- a CDS encoding cytochrome P450 → MNRIRIPGPDSALGWRINMFHFIRSPFAFQQTLFEQYGKLAALGKSHKPSSVFAFGPDLNRQILSNPNFFEMSTALVKIPKDTVMGDLFYHNLLLMSGEKHKQHRRLIQPAFLHGQIEKYGQDMASITELLADEWRGRTRIDINTEMKKLTQRIALKTLFGVHHTEMMDSMGMLINRFTKSFLLTTLAPINLPFTPYRRSLRIAQQLNTQIRSMIHEKRQESDATDVLAALIRGHDEDDFALSDEELVGHAFSIYTAGHETTANALTWTFFLLIQHPDIYANVMEELNAVMSGNHPTREELSRLSLLDHVVKESLRLLPPASIGTRITAAPCELNGYALPAGTNIFFSQFITHRLPELYESPNQFKPHRWETIKPSAYEFLPFSAGPHMCIGWHFAMQELKIVLAVLLQRYQFSLVHNAKITPNLMMRPVHGMPLRITLKNGKFERVDVRGTIHRLIEYGVDPAPLQK, encoded by the coding sequence ATGAACCGTATTCGTATTCCTGGACCCGACTCCGCCCTTGGCTGGAGGATCAATATGTTTCATTTCATCCGCAGTCCGTTCGCATTTCAGCAAACATTATTTGAACAGTATGGTAAGCTCGCTGCCCTGGGGAAAAGCCACAAGCCTTCATCTGTCTTTGCGTTTGGACCCGATCTGAACCGTCAAATCCTATCCAATCCGAACTTTTTCGAGATGAGCACGGCTCTTGTCAAAATACCCAAAGACACCGTAATGGGGGATTTATTCTATCATAATCTTCTATTGATGAGCGGCGAAAAGCACAAACAGCACCGTCGCCTGATCCAGCCCGCCTTTCTGCATGGGCAAATTGAAAAATACGGTCAGGACATGGCATCCATAACGGAACTATTGGCAGACGAATGGAGAGGACGTACCCGGATTGACATCAACACCGAAATGAAAAAGTTAACGCAGCGCATCGCCCTTAAGACATTATTCGGTGTTCATCATACTGAAATGATGGACTCCATGGGGATGCTGATCAATCGGTTTACGAAGTCTTTTTTGCTTACCACCCTCGCTCCCATTAATCTTCCCTTCACACCATATCGTCGATCTCTTCGTATTGCACAACAGCTTAATACTCAAATTCGGTCCATGATCCATGAGAAGCGGCAGGAGTCAGATGCAACGGATGTGCTAGCCGCACTAATTAGAGGACATGATGAGGATGATTTTGCATTATCGGATGAGGAATTAGTCGGGCATGCATTCTCAATCTATACAGCTGGTCATGAAACCACTGCAAATGCGTTGACTTGGACATTTTTTCTGCTGATACAGCACCCGGACATTTATGCGAACGTAATGGAGGAATTAAACGCCGTGATGAGTGGAAACCATCCGACTCGGGAGGAACTGAGCCGACTCTCCCTGCTGGACCATGTGGTTAAAGAGAGTCTTCGTTTACTTCCTCCAGCAAGCATCGGCACCCGCATTACGGCTGCGCCTTGTGAGTTGAATGGTTATGCCCTTCCGGCGGGAACGAATATCTTTTTTAGTCAATTCATTACCCATCGTCTCCCGGAGCTTTACGAGAGTCCGAATCAATTCAAACCGCATCGATGGGAGACCATTAAACCTTCCGCATACGAATTCTTACCATTCAGCGCAGGGCCTCATATGTGTATAGGCTGGCACTTCGCCATGCAAGAACTTAAGATTGTCCTTGCTGTTCTTCTTCAACGATATCAATTTTCATTAGTCCATAATGCCAAAATCACACCGAATCTGATGATGCGACCCGTTCACGGCATGCCTCTACGTATAACTTTGAAGAACGGCAAATTTGAACGGGTTGACGTACGTGGTACCATTCATCGGCTTATCGAATATGGAGTAGATCCTGCTCCCCTTCAAAAATAA
- a CDS encoding Ig-like domain-containing protein: MLAAVLISTICIPPPHVKAAALITIDSHQDGQTLQPGVAELSGTYSGVYELQLIVNGAFVTDVQMDDPNGDDSGSWSYKLDTSQLDGPVEMVLKGNDAVTRYGIWSPWIHLNIDNPAAHIPEVQITSPSEHTLQRNKMDIHISAAGKNPIAQVELRINGGDWLQVSPAKNGYKYTFDSRQSPHQVHSLEARATDSYGNTGYSLTVYARTGGRPPANQGKHPATVTDAVYMDLANSTPVNVINDVYDPSATNPETVTSNAYDPDPLPDQDRAIWIWENASYPLVLNPNSRATLSSMAKDTTTFNQRPITTLYLAVGQYDGAKMLEDHRSEVQQFIEWAHSQGFYVQALIAGGTSPPYFGAYSRYQTQAVREFEQILNYNLASGETARFDGVNLDTEPYILPDFKTAKPSVQIQYLDMLQLLMERKQASGLTLSVGAAIPRWYDTSADASNISWNGKTKWLSEHIQDTADYISIMNYRDQADGSAGIIAQALNELAYANTIGKPKSVVIGVETKDIADGGDPETISFHEEGRTYMEQELNKVYDAFLNDSAFGGIALHHYSSIVDFPSEWGPGGYAWQPPADHEPPSTVSGATAATFDFQRINITYNMAMDNTAVNAYRIYRGTEADFEIGPATYAGISKGLSYKDTGLLPNTTYYYKITAVDISGNEGAPSAGASATTAPSTMKPMVIDQMTITYSAGIARVTMQMVDKETSLPVSAKISGRFTHMAGKYVNAATTADGVFQSQSELISVSQGEIGFLPRRIMADSYYWASAYDQLPYPTVIWEP; the protein is encoded by the coding sequence TTGCTGGCGGCAGTTCTGATTTCTACAATCTGTATCCCGCCTCCCCACGTTAAGGCAGCAGCGTTAATTACTATTGATTCTCATCAGGACGGACAAACGCTTCAACCGGGTGTGGCTGAGTTATCCGGAACCTACTCCGGCGTGTATGAACTTCAGCTCATCGTTAACGGTGCATTTGTGACGGATGTTCAGATGGATGACCCGAATGGCGATGACAGTGGATCTTGGTCCTACAAACTGGATACAAGTCAGTTGGACGGTCCCGTCGAAATGGTCCTTAAAGGAAATGATGCGGTTACGCGTTATGGTATCTGGTCCCCTTGGATTCACCTTAATATCGATAATCCTGCAGCTCATATCCCGGAAGTGCAGATTACCAGCCCAAGCGAGCATACGTTGCAGCGCAACAAAATGGATATTCACATATCTGCAGCGGGTAAAAATCCGATAGCCCAAGTTGAGCTCCGCATCAACGGAGGCGATTGGCTGCAGGTCTCCCCTGCCAAAAACGGATATAAATATACATTCGATTCGCGTCAATCCCCTCACCAGGTTCACAGCCTGGAGGCAAGAGCAACCGATTCTTACGGCAATACAGGCTATAGCCTTACGGTCTATGCAAGAACAGGGGGGAGGCCTCCGGCTAACCAAGGCAAACATCCCGCGACGGTTACGGATGCTGTCTATATGGATCTTGCCAACTCAACTCCCGTTAACGTAATAAATGATGTATACGATCCCTCCGCGACGAATCCTGAAACGGTGACCAGCAACGCCTATGACCCGGACCCGCTGCCGGATCAGGATCGTGCGATCTGGATCTGGGAAAATGCTTCCTACCCACTAGTACTGAATCCAAATTCCCGAGCGACCCTCTCTTCCATGGCGAAGGATACAACCACCTTTAATCAACGTCCGATTACAACGCTTTATTTGGCTGTAGGGCAATATGACGGAGCAAAAATGCTGGAGGATCATCGAAGTGAGGTTCAACAATTCATCGAGTGGGCTCACTCTCAAGGTTTCTATGTTCAAGCGTTGATCGCCGGCGGCACCTCCCCACCTTACTTCGGAGCCTATAGTCGGTATCAGACTCAAGCCGTAAGAGAATTTGAGCAAATCTTGAATTACAATTTGGCTTCCGGCGAAACGGCTCGCTTTGATGGCGTGAACCTGGATACCGAACCGTATATCCTGCCGGATTTCAAAACAGCAAAGCCTTCTGTTCAGATTCAGTACCTGGATATGCTGCAGCTTCTGATGGAACGTAAACAGGCATCGGGCCTTACCTTGTCCGTCGGCGCGGCAATTCCAAGATGGTACGATACTTCTGCTGACGCCAGCAATATCTCATGGAACGGAAAGACGAAATGGCTGTCTGAGCATATTCAGGACACGGCCGATTATATCTCGATCATGAATTACCGCGATCAAGCCGATGGCAGCGCCGGCATTATCGCACAAGCGCTAAACGAGCTGGCTTATGCAAATACGATCGGCAAACCGAAGTCGGTTGTGATCGGAGTCGAGACGAAGGACATCGCCGATGGCGGGGATCCGGAAACCATCAGCTTCCATGAAGAAGGTCGAACTTATATGGAGCAGGAGTTAAACAAGGTTTATGATGCTTTTCTGAACGATTCAGCGTTTGGAGGCATTGCTCTCCATCACTACTCCTCGATCGTTGATTTTCCAAGCGAATGGGGACCTGGCGGCTACGCATGGCAGCCTCCTGCTGACCATGAACCGCCAAGCACAGTCAGTGGAGCAACAGCGGCCACGTTTGATTTTCAACGGATTAATATTACTTACAATATGGCGATGGACAACACCGCAGTAAATGCATATCGGATCTACCGCGGTACCGAAGCCGACTTTGAGATCGGGCCCGCTACTTACGCCGGAATCTCTAAAGGACTTTCATATAAAGATACCGGGCTGCTGCCGAACACCACCTATTATTATAAAATCACGGCGGTCGATATCAGCGGCAATGAAGGAGCTCCCAGCGCGGGTGCCTCAGCAACAACAGCGCCATCCACAATGAAACCGATGGTCATTGATCAGATGACCATCACCTATTCTGCCGGTATCGCCAGAGTAACCATGCAGATGGTCGATAAGGAAACAAGTCTTCCTGTTTCAGCCAAAATCAGCGGACGGTTCACCCATATGGCAGGCAAATATGTTAATGCCGCGACAACTGCGGACGGCGTGTTCCAATCGCAGTCTGAGCTCATCTCCGTATCCCAAGGCGAGATCGGCTTCCTGCCACGGCGCATCATGGCCGACTCCTATTACTGGGCCAGTGCTTATGACCAACTCCCGTACCCGACGGTGATATGGGAGCCTTGA